One window from the genome of Molothrus ater isolate BHLD 08-10-18 breed brown headed cowbird chromosome 5, BPBGC_Mater_1.1, whole genome shotgun sequence encodes:
- the LOC118700431 gene encoding inositol 1,4,5-trisphosphate receptor-interacting protein-like 1, translating into MEVRAKLQEEEKIRLEREVEQLVLVKQGLLAWGDLLCSAWQHWQLWAPAGLLLLLLALWYMWRKGSLRREEQGEGHDGVDEEEVENVDAYEEDAGNEDEGDSDMEAEEDDSDDGHAEDVDNAAANEERDAANEVGNEAANAANVNDVGNQVEEYRDGADNFGRIIMERIQWPVWDLQEGRMWTRSLMEHFAIYFRRVLSNSFYPVLQGAIGVGSAFEGWSPREQDVVYQVLIPMTPPRGHSFHLELGTAGQRRLRNFRIRVQQECTCTSERQGENMLCFLHHPEEELRRHQDPSLLHSLCTGSYLDVEKTARWFYQLVRAIWPALRESHHWHLVLLPPRHSCQFKVTNGRESYRIEMLFGVRQGNSDVFVSSQPRQAHTSSTIWPESYAVAEMKFFRYIARRAPPDSLHLKCLQFFTRLQLGLGFSTYTIKTIVMHLLSILPVSQWRRRHFVRRLMDISESLRTCVEMRRLNHFIVGNQRLPEGIRLPPEVLMARSCNLFHDLVMDPFAHSQAMSQYVDLHHWFKRILKNEQ; encoded by the coding sequence ATGGAGGTGCGTGCCAAGCtccaggaagaggagaagatTCGTCTGGAGCGGGAGGTGGAGCAGCTGGTCCTGGTGAAGCAGGGTCTCTTGGCCTGGGGagacctgctctgctctgcctggcagcactggcagctctgggctcctgctgggctcctgctccttctcttgGCACTGTGGTATATGTGGAGGAAAGGCAGcctgaggagagaggagcaAGGAGAAGGACACGATGGTGTAGATGAAGAGGAAGTCGAAAATGTGGATGCATATGAAGAAGACGCTGGAAATGAAGATGAGGGAGACAGTGACATGGAGGCGGAGGAAGATGACAGTGATGATGGCCACGCAGAGGATGTCGACAATGCTGCTGCGAATGAAGAACGTGATGCTGCAAATGAAGTTGGCAATGAGGCTGCCAACGCAGCAAACGTCAATGATGTTGGAAATCAAGTGGAAGAATACCGTGATGGTGCCGATAACTTTGGGAGAATCATAATGGAGCGCATACAGTGGCCTGTGTGGGACCTGCAGGAAGGACGCATGTGGACAAGAAGCCTGATGGAGcattttgcaatttattttcgACGGGTCTTGTCCAACAGTTTCTATCCGGTGCTGCAAGGAGCCATTGGGGTGGGCAGTGCCTTCGAAGGTTGGAGTCCTCGTGAGCAGGATGTCGTGTACCAGGTGCTCATACCCATGACACCTCCCCGAGGGCACAGCTTCCACCtagagctgggcactgcagggcagaggcGCTTGAGGAACTTCCGCATCCGCGTGCAGCAGGAGTGCACCTGCACGAGCGAGCGGCAGGGTGAGAACATGCTGTGCTTCCTGCACCAccctgaggaggagctgaggaggcaTCAGGATCCCAGCCTCCTTCATAGCCTGTGCACGGGCTCCTACCTGGACGTGGAGAAAACTGCCCGCTGGTTCTACCAGCTGGTGAGGGCAATCTGGCCGGCTTTGCGTGAGTCACACCATTGGCATTTAGTGCTGCTGCCCCCCAGACACTCCTGCCAGTTCAAGGTGACCAATGGCAGAGAAAGCTACCGGATCGAGATGCTGTTTGGGGTGCGGCAAGGCAACTCAGACGTCTTTGTAAGCAGCCAGCCTAGGCAAGCCCACACCTCCAGCACAATCTGGCCGGAGAGCTACGCCGTGGCCGAGATGAAGTTCTTCAGGTACATCGCCAGGCGGGCTCCCCCTGACAGCTTGCACCTGAAATGCCTGCAGTTCTTCACTCGTCTTCAGCTGGGCTTAGGCTTCTCCACCTATACCATCAAGACCATTGTCATGCACCTCCTGAGCATCTTGCCCGTGTCACAGTGGCGCAGGAGACATTTTGTGAGGCGGCTGATGGATATCAGCGAGAGCCTGCGCACGTGTGTGGAAATGAGACGCCTCAATCACTTCATTGTGGGCAACCAGAGGCTTCCTGAGGGGATCCGCTTGCCCCCAGAGGTCCTAATGGCCAGGTCATGCAATCTCTTCCATGACCTGGTGATGGATCCGTTTGCCCACTCCCAGGCAATGAGCCAGTACGTGGATCTGCACCATTGGTTCAAACGGATCCTTAAAAATGAACAGTGA
- the LOC118700432 gene encoding inositol 1,4,5-trisphosphate receptor-interacting protein-like 1 yields the protein MEVRAKLQEEEKIRLEREVEQLVLVKQGLLAWGDLLCSAWQHWQLWAPAGLLLLLLALWYMWRKGSLRREEQGEGHDGVDEEEVENVDAYEEDAGNEDEGDSDMEAEEDDSDDGHAEDVDNAAANEERDAANEVGNEAANAANVNDVGNQVEEYRDGADNFGRIIMERIQWPVWDLQEGRMWTRSLMEHFAIYFRRVLSNSFYPVLQGAIGVGSAFEGWSPREQDVVYQVLIPMTPPRGHSFHLELGTAGQRRLRNFRIRVQQECTCTSERQGENMLCFLHHPEEELRRHQDPSLLHSLCTGSYLDVEKTARWFYQLVRAIWPALRESHHWHLVLLPPRRSCQFKVTNGRESYRIEMLFGVRQGNSDVFVSSQPRQAHTSSTIWPESYAVAEMKFFRYIARRAPPDSLHLKCLQFFTRLQLGLGFSTYTIKTIVMHLLSILPMSQWRRRHFVRRLMDISESLRTCVEMRRLNHFIVGNQRLPEGIRLPPEVLMARSCNLFHDLVMDPFAHSQAMSQYVDLHHWFKRILKNEQ from the coding sequence ATGGAGGTGCGTGCCAAGCtccaggaagaggagaagatTCGTCTGGAGCGGGAGGTGGAGCAGCTGGTCCTGGTGAAGCAGGGTCTCTTGGCCTGGGGagacctgctctgctctgcctggcagcactggcagctctgggctcctgctgggctcctgctccttctcttgGCACTGTGGTATATGTGGAGGAAAGGCAGcctgaggagagaggagcaAGGAGAAGGACACGATGGTGTAGATGAAGAGGAAGTCGAAAATGTGGATGCATATGAAGAAGACGCTGGAAATGAAGATGAGGGAGACAGTGACATGGAGGCGGAGGAAGATGACAGTGATGATGGCCACGCAGAGGATGTCGACAATGCTGCTGCGAATGAAGAACGTGATGCTGCAAATGAAGTTGGCAATGAGGCTGCCAACGCAGCAAACGTCAATGATGTTGGAAATCAAGTGGAAGAATACCGTGATGGTGCCGATAACTTTGGGAGAATCATAATGGAGCGCATACAGTGGCCTGTGTGGGACCTGCAGGAAGGACGCATGTGGACAAGAAGCCTGATGGAGcattttgcaatttattttcgACGGGTCTTGTCCAACAGTTTCTATCCGGTGCTGCAAGGAGCCATTGGGGTGGGCAGTGCCTTCGAAGGTTGGAGTCCTCGTGAGCAGGATGTCGTGTACCAGGTGCTCATACCCATGACACCTCCCCGAGGGCACAGCTTCCACCtagagctgggcactgcagggcagaggcGCTTGAGGAACTTCCGCATCCGCGTGCAGCAGGAGTGCACCTGCACGAGCGAGCGGCAGGGTGAGAACATGCTGTGCTTCCTGCACCAccctgaggaggagctgaggaggcaTCAGGATCCCAGCCTCCTTCATAGCCTGTGCACGGGCTCCTACCTGGACGTGGAGAAAACTGCCCGCTGGTTCTACCAGCTGGTGAGGGCAATCTGGCCGGCTTTGCGTGAGTCACACCATTGGCATTTAGTGCTGCTGCCCCCCAGACGCTCCTGCCAGTTCAAGGTGACCAATGGCAGAGAAAGCTACCGGATCGAGATGCTGTTTGGGGTGCGGCAAGGCAACTCAGACGTCTTTGTAAGCAGCCAGCCTAGGCAAGCCCACACCTCCAGCACAATCTGGCCGGAGAGCTACGCCGTGGCCGAGATGAAGTTCTTCAGGTACATCGCCAGGCGGGCTCCCCCTGACAGCTTGCACCTGAAATGCCTGCAGTTCTTCACTCGTCTTCAGCTGGGCTTAGGCTTCTCCACCTATACCATCAAGACCATTGTCATGCACCTCCTGAGCATCTTGCCCATGTCACAGTGGCGCAGGAGACATTTTGTGAGGCGGCTGATGGATATCAGCGAGAGCCTGCGCACGTGTGTGGAAATGAGACGCCTCAATCACTTCATTGTGGGCAACCAGAGGCTTCCTGAGGGGATCCGCTTGCCCCCAGAGGTCCTAATGGCCAGGTCATGCAATCTCTTCCATGACCTGGTGATGGATCCGTTTGCCCACTCCCAGGCAATGAGCCAGTACGTGGATCTGCACCATTGGTTCAAACGGATCCTTAAAAATGAACAGTGA
- the LOC118700433 gene encoding inositol 1,4,5-trisphosphate receptor-interacting protein-like 1 has protein sequence MEVRAKLQEEEKIRLEREVEQLVLVKQGLLAWGDLLCSAWQHWQLWAPAGLLLLLLALWYMWRKGSLRREEQGEGHDGVDEEEVENVDAYEEDAGNEDEGDSDMEAEEDDSDDGHAEDVDNAAANEERDAANEVGNEAANAANVNDVGNQVEEYRDGADNFGRIIMERIQWPVWDLQEGRMWTRSLMEHFAIYFRRVLSNSFYPVLQGAIGVGSAFEGWSPREQDVVYQVLIPMTPPRGHSFHLELGTAGQRRLRNFRIRVQQECTCTSERQGENMLCFLHHPEEELRRHQDPSLLHSLCTGSYLDVEKTARWFYQLVRAIWPALRESHHWHLVLLPPRRSCQFKVTNGRESYRIEMLFGVRQGNSDVFVSSQPRQAHTSSTIWPESYAVAEMKFFRYIARRAPPDSLHLKCLQFFTRLQLGLGFSTYTIKTIVMHLLSILPVSQWRRRHFVRRLMDISESLRTCVEMRRLNHFIVGNQRLPEGIRLPPEVLMARSCNLFHDLVMDPFAHSQAMSQYVDLHHWFKRILKNEQ, from the coding sequence ATGGAGGTGCGTGCCAAGCtccaggaagaggagaagatTCGTCTGGAGCGGGAGGTGGAGCAGCTGGTCCTGGTGAAGCAGGGTCTCTTGGCCTGGGGagacctgctctgctctgcctggcagcactggcagctctgggctcctgctgggctcctgctccttctcttgGCACTGTGGTATATGTGGAGGAAAGGCAGcctgaggagagaggagcaAGGAGAAGGACACGATGGTGTAGATGAAGAGGAAGTCGAAAATGTGGATGCATATGAAGAAGACGCTGGAAATGAAGATGAGGGAGACAGTGACATGGAGGCGGAGGAAGATGACAGTGATGATGGCCACGCAGAGGATGTCGACAATGCTGCTGCGAATGAAGAACGTGATGCTGCAAATGAAGTTGGCAATGAGGCTGCCAACGCAGCAAACGTCAATGATGTTGGAAATCAAGTGGAAGAATACCGTGATGGTGCCGATAACTTTGGGAGAATCATAATGGAGCGCATACAGTGGCCTGTGTGGGACCTGCAGGAAGGACGCATGTGGACAAGAAGCCTGATGGAGcattttgcaatttattttcgACGGGTCTTGTCCAACAGTTTCTATCCGGTGCTGCAAGGAGCCATTGGGGTGGGCAGTGCCTTCGAAGGTTGGAGTCCTCGTGAGCAGGATGTCGTGTACCAGGTGCTCATACCCATGACACCTCCCCGAGGGCACAGCTTCCACCtagagctgggcactgcagggcagaggcGCTTGAGGAACTTCCGCATCCGCGTGCAGCAGGAGTGCACCTGCACGAGCGAGCGGCAGGGTGAGAACATGCTGTGCTTCCTGCACCAccctgaggaggagctgaggaggcaTCAGGATCCCAGCCTCCTTCATAGCCTGTGCACGGGCTCCTACCTGGACGTGGAGAAAACTGCCCGCTGGTTCTACCAGCTGGTGAGGGCAATCTGGCCGGCTTTGCGTGAGTCACACCATTGGCATTTAGTGCTGCTGCCCCCCAGACGCTCCTGCCAGTTCAAGGTGACCAATGGCAGAGAAAGCTACCGGATCGAGATGCTGTTTGGGGTGCGGCAAGGCAACTCAGACGTCTTTGTAAGCAGCCAGCCTAGGCAAGCCCACACCTCCAGCACAATCTGGCCGGAGAGCTACGCCGTGGCCGAGATGAAGTTCTTCAGGTACATCGCCAGGCGGGCTCCCCCTGACAGCTTGCACCTGAAATGCCTGCAGTTCTTCACTCGTCTTCAGCTGGGCTTAGGCTTCTCCACCTATACCATCAAGACCATTGTCATGCACCTCCTGAGCATCTTGCCCGTGTCACAGTGGCGCAGGAGACATTTTGTGAGGCGGCTGATGGATATCAGCGAGAGCCTGCGCACGTGTGTGGAAATGAGACGCCTCAATCACTTCATTGTGGGCAACCAGAGGCTTCCTGAGGGGATCCGCTTGCCCCCAGAGGTCCTAATGGCCAGGTCATGCAATCTCTTCCATGACCTGGTGATGGATCCGTTTGCCCACTCCCAGGCAATGAGCCAGTACGTGGATCTGCACCATTGGTTCAAACGGATCCTTAAAAATGAACAGTGA